The Helianthus annuus cultivar XRQ/B chromosome 16, HanXRQr2.0-SUNRISE, whole genome shotgun sequence genome includes a window with the following:
- the LOC118488134 gene encoding uncharacterized protein LOC118488134 — MAEGYVKIQVVEIYQLYKKTSLPELSRYDALKYIGDAIGWFIQWPLSLVKLSSTEATSQNPALKQPAQDNTCYRPELEVPIEQDESHECYQIDATMIESFGDEFLFGAHDVSTQHDVDGSEEELDEMFSQHEVLVEQPQAPTLSKLEQDIKTALWNIENLRPQSMISLATRLTKHYDGDMSIEINWPHGMYPETEFSPRVENVEYEGMLQFLANGLLDASFIHWCQMFLFGHRLKNATQVAYFNTQRITGKECEENLPSVKEHLVEVYKLHEGKKYFLAPFLYSRHWVLFIVSPSERKGWILDSTYLRGKKNKSHYSLTNAIETSFGGRFTWKMVKCKQQEGSWECGFLVVRNMFEFVISRQFGFPNNMWNDTTEITGVEIDKLVENIMCRFFAAVFNDKSKN, encoded by the exons ATGGCCGAGGGCTACGTGAAAATACAAGTAGTTGAAATCTATCAGTTGTACAAGAAAACGTCTCTTCCTGAACTTTCACGCTATGATGCACTTAAATATATAGGTGATGCTATTGGTTGGTTTATTCAGTGGCCACTTTCTTTGGTAAAG CTTTCAAGCACTGAAGCAACTTCTCAGAATCCAGCATTGAAGCAACCAGCTCAGGACAACACATGTTATCGGCCTGAG TTGGAGGTTCCCATTGAACAAGACGAAAGTCATGAATGTTATCAAATTGATGCGACTATGATTGAAAGTTTTGGTGATGAG TTTCTATTTGGCGCACATGATGTTTCCACTCAACATGATGTTGACGGATCAGAAGAGGAACTGGATGAGATG TTTTCCCAGCATGAGGTTCTTGTTGAACAACCTCAAGCTCCTacattgtcaaagcttgaacaaGACATAAAAACCGCCTTGTGGAATATCGAGAATTTGCGCCCTCAAAGTATGATTTCATTGGCTACCCGATTAACAAAACACTATGACGGCGATATGAGCATTGAGATTAATTGGCCTCATGGGATGTACCCAGAAACCGAGTTCAGTCCTCGAGTTGAGAACGTTGAATATGAGGGTATGTTGCAATTTCTAGCGAACGGGTTGCTTGATGCCAGCTTTATACATTGGTGTCAAAT GTTTTTGTTCGGCCATCGTCTAAAAAATGCTACTCAAGTCGCCTACTTCAATACTCAACGAATTACCGGGAAAGAGTGTGAGGAAAATTTGCCTAGTGTTAAAGAACACTTGGTCGAGGTTTACAAACTTCATGAGGGAAAGAAATATTTTCTTGCTCCATTCTTATATAG TCGTCATTGGGTGTTGTTTATCGTCTCCCCTTCGGAACGTAAAGGTTGGATTTTGGATTCAACTTATTTGAGGGGCAAGAAGAATAAAAGTCATTATTCTCTAACAAATGCAATAGAAACTTCATTTGGAGGCCGTTTTACTTGGAAGATGGTTAAA tGTAAGCAGCAAGAAGGATCATGGGAGTGTGGATTCTTAGTAGTTAGAAACATGTTCGAGTTTGTTATTTCAAGGCAGTTCGGTTTTCCAAACAAT ATGTGGAACGACACAACAGAGATAACTGGAGTGGAAATCGACAAGCTGGTTGAAAACATCATGTGTCGGTTTTTTGCAGCTGTGTTTAATGATAAAAGCAAGAATTAG